The following are encoded in a window of Roseimaritima ulvae genomic DNA:
- a CDS encoding DUF1501 domain-containing protein, with product MARQLAFSRRQWLGGTLGLSASLASSRLSPAIARAAQAAASQGRHCILLWMAGGPSQLDTFDMKPKHVNGGSLEEAATSVPGVRFAKHLPRLAKQAERLAILRGMSTKEGDHGRGTTLMQTGHIPGGPVNYPASGCTISRALADDYPSPTRLEGLPHFVSVAPGPFAQGAVRSGFLGPKYAPMSVGGTMPNGPDESFARLRVDYLQQAAGVSAPRQQSRLKMWNALQDDFLATRRVPNAVAHNTVFQAAIDLAGSKARDAFDLEQESQQTREAFGSGVFGQGCLLARRLLERGVPLVEVTLGSGLGWDTHADNFNQVERLCGELDQGWATLMDQLQAVGLLESTTILWAGEFGRTPVINGNAGRDHYPQAFSCVLAGGGVAGGQVYGATSDDGSEVVDGKSNAQDLLTTLCTAIGVSPATENITEEGRPIAIAEGNVIKEVLSADRKT from the coding sequence ATGGCAAGACAACTCGCTTTTTCCAGACGGCAATGGCTCGGCGGTACGCTGGGGTTGTCCGCTTCGTTGGCCTCCAGTCGCCTCTCACCGGCCATCGCCAGGGCTGCCCAGGCCGCAGCCAGTCAGGGGCGACATTGCATCCTGTTGTGGATGGCCGGCGGCCCCAGTCAGCTCGATACGTTTGATATGAAACCCAAGCACGTCAACGGAGGCAGCTTGGAGGAAGCCGCCACCAGCGTGCCCGGCGTGCGGTTCGCCAAACATCTGCCACGGCTAGCCAAGCAGGCGGAGCGGTTAGCAATCCTGCGCGGCATGAGCACCAAAGAAGGCGATCACGGCCGCGGAACGACGTTGATGCAAACCGGTCACATTCCCGGTGGTCCGGTGAACTACCCGGCATCCGGTTGCACGATCTCGCGGGCTCTGGCCGACGACTACCCCAGCCCCACGCGACTGGAGGGCTTGCCGCACTTCGTCAGCGTGGCGCCGGGTCCCTTCGCGCAAGGCGCCGTTCGGAGTGGTTTCTTGGGGCCAAAATACGCGCCGATGTCGGTCGGCGGAACGATGCCCAACGGGCCCGACGAATCATTCGCTCGTCTCCGCGTCGACTACTTGCAACAAGCCGCCGGGGTCAGTGCCCCTCGGCAACAGTCGCGGTTGAAAATGTGGAACGCCCTGCAGGATGATTTTTTGGCCACCCGCCGAGTGCCCAATGCGGTGGCCCACAACACGGTGTTTCAGGCGGCCATCGACTTGGCGGGCAGCAAGGCTCGCGATGCCTTTGATCTGGAGCAGGAATCCCAGCAGACGCGAGAAGCATTTGGTAGCGGTGTGTTTGGGCAAGGCTGTCTGTTGGCGCGACGCCTGCTCGAACGCGGCGTGCCGCTGGTCGAAGTCACACTGGGAAGCGGTTTGGGCTGGGACACGCACGCCGATAATTTCAATCAAGTGGAACGACTGTGCGGGGAACTGGATCAAGGTTGGGCCACACTGATGGACCAATTGCAGGCAGTGGGATTGTTGGAGTCAACCACAATTCTGTGGGCCGGCGAATTCGGACGCACGCCCGTGATCAACGGGAACGCTGGACGCGATCACTACCCGCAAGCCTTCAGCTGTGTCCTGGCCGGTGGGGGCGTGGCGGGTGGACAGGTCTATGGAGCCACCAGCGACGATGGTAGCGAAGTTGTCGACGGCAAGAGCAACGCTCAGGACTTGCTGACGACCCTGTGCACGGCGATCGGTGTCTCTCCGGCAACCGAAAACATTACCGAGGAAGGACGTCCGATTGCCATCGCCGAAGGCAACGTGATCAAGGAAGTGCTTTCCGCTGACAGGAAAACGTAA
- a CDS encoding DUF1549 domain-containing protein — MSSTLIPQSPSLWARTLLCTWFLVGVCCLVGMPAALAQEASVLAMAERIDEHLRGTWEQDGVVPAEPASDAEFCRRVWLDLAGVAPPVSVLRTFLSDTAPDKHDRLIASLLASPQYAAHMAERWNRVLVPADQADMPVDTRSLKAWLRKQFQRNLSYDNLVAEFLVAGGPADSGPAVFYTSHDLEPKKLAAATARIFLGIQLQCAECHDHPFDRWKQTDFWSYAAFFSQLKQRQAGRGQWIEDLPGGEVRLPESQLVSVPMYPGVPEPPEPDVADYRRRQLTIWLASRDNPYLARAAVNRVWEHLFGRGLVHPVDAMDADNPASHPKLLQELSDYFVEQRFDLRKLYQTLASTKAYRMSSAYSAGERPAMDTFAVMNVKTLSPQQYYDSLMQNVLRVPPPWDDANSANSPEQAMRQAFLNRMGSGGAAPVDYPHGVLQALGTMNGPELQRASLQPQNGLLAVLDAPFYSDVDRIETLYLATVSRLPTKAEQQRCSKFLADIDSPAETAAVRGDLLWALLCSTECAVCP; from the coding sequence ATGTCAAGCACCCTCATCCCCCAGTCACCCAGCTTGTGGGCTCGAACCTTGCTGTGCACGTGGTTCCTGGTGGGCGTGTGCTGCTTGGTAGGCATGCCGGCCGCGTTGGCTCAAGAAGCGTCTGTGCTGGCGATGGCTGAGCGGATCGATGAGCATTTGCGGGGGACATGGGAACAAGATGGCGTCGTTCCCGCCGAGCCCGCCAGCGATGCGGAATTTTGTCGACGCGTGTGGTTGGACTTGGCCGGCGTGGCCCCACCGGTTTCGGTCCTGCGAACGTTCTTGTCCGATACGGCGCCCGACAAACACGATCGTTTGATCGCCTCGCTGTTGGCTTCGCCGCAGTACGCCGCCCACATGGCCGAGCGTTGGAATCGGGTGTTGGTGCCTGCGGATCAAGCGGACATGCCTGTTGACACGCGGTCGCTGAAAGCTTGGTTGCGAAAACAGTTCCAACGCAATCTCAGCTACGACAATCTGGTGGCCGAATTTTTGGTTGCTGGCGGCCCCGCCGATTCCGGCCCGGCAGTGTTTTACACGTCCCACGATCTGGAACCCAAGAAGCTGGCCGCCGCCACGGCGCGAATCTTCTTAGGCATCCAGTTGCAGTGTGCCGAATGCCACGACCACCCGTTTGATCGGTGGAAACAAACCGACTTTTGGAGTTACGCCGCGTTTTTCAGCCAATTGAAACAACGGCAGGCGGGCAGGGGCCAGTGGATCGAAGATTTGCCTGGCGGTGAAGTTCGCTTGCCGGAATCGCAATTGGTTTCGGTGCCCATGTATCCCGGTGTGCCGGAGCCGCCGGAACCCGACGTAGCGGATTATCGCCGCCGACAGCTGACCATTTGGTTGGCCTCCCGCGACAATCCCTATCTGGCGCGAGCGGCGGTCAACCGAGTTTGGGAACATTTGTTTGGTCGTGGCTTGGTTCATCCAGTCGATGCGATGGATGCGGATAATCCGGCCAGCCATCCGAAACTGCTGCAGGAGTTGAGCGACTATTTTGTCGAGCAACGATTTGACTTGAGAAAGCTTTACCAAACCTTGGCATCGACCAAGGCCTATCGGATGAGCAGTGCGTATTCGGCGGGCGAACGGCCGGCGATGGACACGTTTGCCGTAATGAACGTCAAAACGCTTTCGCCACAACAGTACTACGACAGTCTGATGCAAAACGTGTTGCGGGTTCCGCCGCCTTGGGACGACGCCAATTCCGCTAACTCACCGGAGCAGGCGATGCGGCAAGCGTTTTTGAATCGCATGGGCTCCGGCGGCGCCGCACCGGTGGATTATCCGCATGGCGTGCTGCAGGCCCTGGGCACGATGAACGGTCCGGAATTGCAACGTGCCTCGTTACAGCCCCAAAACGGTCTATTGGCCGTCCTGGACGCTCCCTTCTATTCGGATGTCGACCGGATCGAAACGCTGTATTTAGCGACCGTTTCACGACTGCCGACGAAAGCCGAACAACAACGCTGTTCAAAATTCTTAGCCGACATCGATTCGCCGGCTGAAACCGCGGCGGTTCGTGGCGACCTGTTGTGGGCGCTGCTGTGTTCGACCGAGTGCGCGGTGTGTCCGTAA
- a CDS encoding YhdH/YhfP family quinone oxidoreductase, which translates to MNSTDKPFRAYLVDQSKQGSLVDLHVDDLPAGEVLIRASHSSLNYKDALAATGHPGVARTLPHIPGVDVAGTVESSSDDRFQPGDAVFVTGYELGAPRWGGWSQKVRVPADWVIPIPRRVTPSEVMALGTAGFTAAQCVSAIQLHDIGPDDGEVLVTGASGGVGSTAVALLAKLGYQVAAVTGKEDHHQQLRDWGASRVLPRETIDTTSDKPLLKSLWAAAVDTVGGNVLAGVIKQLKQRGCVAACGNVAGVDLPLTVFPFILRGVKLDGIDSAQCPRNARMIIWEKLFGSWKLEGIADHTTTVPLTGIDEYVQKILKGQISGRVVVDLNA; encoded by the coding sequence GTGAATTCAACAGACAAGCCGTTTCGGGCCTATTTGGTCGACCAATCCAAGCAGGGTTCCTTGGTCGATCTGCATGTGGATGATCTACCGGCCGGAGAGGTACTGATTCGTGCTTCGCATTCGTCTCTGAATTACAAAGATGCCCTCGCCGCGACCGGCCATCCCGGGGTCGCGCGAACGCTGCCGCACATTCCCGGCGTCGATGTGGCGGGCACCGTCGAGTCCAGCAGCGACGATCGGTTTCAGCCCGGCGATGCGGTGTTTGTAACCGGCTACGAATTGGGCGCACCGCGCTGGGGCGGCTGGTCACAGAAAGTTCGTGTTCCGGCCGATTGGGTGATTCCGATTCCGCGGCGAGTCACGCCGAGCGAAGTCATGGCGCTGGGCACGGCGGGCTTTACGGCCGCCCAGTGTGTGTCCGCAATTCAACTGCACGACATCGGACCCGACGATGGCGAAGTGCTTGTCACCGGCGCCAGCGGCGGCGTCGGTTCGACCGCCGTGGCCCTGCTGGCTAAACTGGGATATCAAGTCGCCGCGGTGACCGGAAAAGAAGATCACCACCAGCAGTTAAGGGACTGGGGAGCCAGCCGGGTGCTGCCCCGCGAAACCATCGACACCACCAGCGACAAACCGCTGCTCAAATCCCTCTGGGCCGCTGCGGTCGATACGGTCGGCGGCAATGTGCTGGCCGGGGTAATCAAACAACTGAAGCAGCGCGGCTGCGTCGCGGCCTGCGGCAACGTTGCCGGAGTCGATTTGCCGTTGACCGTGTTTCCCTTCATCTTGCGGGGCGTCAAATTGGACGGCATCGACTCGGCGCAATGTCCACGCAATGCGCGGATGATCATCTGGGAAAAGTTGTTCGGTTCCTGGAAGCTGGAAGGTATTGCTGACCACACGACCACGGTTCCGCTCACGGGCATCGACGAGTACGTGCAGAAGATTTTGAAGGGCCAAATCAGCGGGCGTGTCGTCGTTGACCTGAATGCTTAG
- a CDS encoding serine hydrolase domain-containing protein — MTSMCIHHCIRLTLLFACLVPTLLLSGTVHGEDAATHTAGETTPDPTAALIQAAIDDGQMAGAVVMMSQQGKLVYSTAIGDAQVEPQRRPMRLDTVFDLASLTKPVATATSIMNLVDQDKLELDTKIASLFPEFGEHGKQDITVADLLLHRGGLIADNALRDYGNDQQNNWANICRLKPLAEPGERFIYSDVGFIVLGKVVEKVSGQPLDQFVRQNLYAPLQMTETMYTPSASLRARAAATEKQGDQWLVGRVHDPRAARMNGVAGHAGLFSTAADLIRFGEAFCNGGATDDARILGTETVAMMTQPREVPGGQRAFGWDVRSRYSSNRPEGFSEAAFGHGGFTGTVLWIDPQQEVVFVFLSNRLHPDGKGSVNKLAAQVADQLLERFVQP; from the coding sequence ATGACATCTATGTGTATCCATCACTGCATTCGACTTACGTTGCTGTTTGCTTGCCTGGTTCCCACACTACTGCTCTCGGGTACCGTCCATGGCGAGGACGCTGCTACGCATACTGCCGGCGAAACGACGCCCGACCCGACGGCGGCGCTGATCCAGGCCGCCATCGACGACGGCCAAATGGCCGGGGCAGTGGTGATGATGTCGCAACAAGGAAAGCTGGTGTATTCCACCGCCATCGGCGACGCTCAGGTTGAACCGCAGCGCCGCCCGATGCGACTCGATACCGTGTTTGATCTGGCTTCGCTGACCAAGCCGGTCGCCACGGCCACCTCGATCATGAATTTGGTTGATCAGGACAAGCTGGAACTGGATACCAAGATCGCCTCGCTGTTCCCGGAATTCGGTGAGCACGGCAAGCAGGACATTACGGTCGCGGATCTGCTGCTGCACCGCGGCGGATTGATCGCCGATAACGCGCTGCGAGACTACGGCAACGACCAGCAAAACAACTGGGCGAATATTTGCCGACTAAAGCCGTTGGCCGAACCGGGCGAACGGTTCATCTATTCGGACGTGGGCTTCATCGTGCTGGGCAAGGTGGTCGAAAAGGTCAGCGGACAACCGCTCGATCAGTTCGTCCGGCAGAATCTTTACGCGCCGCTGCAAATGACCGAAACCATGTACACTCCCTCCGCGTCGCTGCGGGCACGCGCCGCGGCGACTGAGAAGCAAGGGGACCAATGGTTGGTCGGTCGGGTGCATGATCCGCGAGCGGCCCGGATGAACGGAGTCGCCGGCCATGCCGGATTGTTTTCTACCGCCGCCGACCTGATCCGCTTTGGCGAAGCGTTTTGCAATGGCGGAGCGACCGACGACGCCCGTATTCTCGGCACAGAAACCGTGGCCATGATGACGCAACCACGCGAGGTCCCCGGCGGCCAGCGAGCTTTCGGCTGGGACGTGCGTTCGCGGTATTCGTCCAACCGGCCCGAAGGTTTTTCCGAGGCAGCCTTTGGCCACGGCGGATTCACCGGCACCGTGTTGTGGATCGACCCTCAGCAAGAGGTCGTGTTTGTCTTCCTCAGCAACCGCCTGCATCCCGACGGCAAGGGCAGCGTCAATAAACTCGCCGCCCAAGTAGCCGATCAATTGCTGGAGCGGTTTGTGCAGCCGTAG
- the glgX gene encoding glycogen debranching protein GlgX gives MLMRHPHPELQFAYQAPFGPSVQENGVQFSVFSRSATAMRLLLYNRVTDREPAEVIEFDRDTDRWGDVWSMHVPGIGPGQLYHFQASGPWDPDHGHRFDSSARLIDPYAQALAGTFQKSSDNVVRPPRCVVVDDQFDWEGDRHLRRPLDESVIYEMHVRGFTKSRTAKVDAGGSYLGVIEKIPYLQSLGITAVELMPIHEFPIMDTLGHKPARPNYWGYDSMAFFSPHRGFAHDSTPGAQVREFKEMVKALHAAGIEVILDVVFNHTCEGNDRGPTLSFKGLENSIYYILEDGGRHYANYSGCGNTVNGNHPVVREMIFHCLRHWVHNYHIDGFRFDLASILSRDQSGNLVPNPPMVELIAEDPMLADTKIIAEAWDAAGAYQVGSFGSGSRWAEWNGRYRDDVRRFWRGDSGTLGALATRLAGSSDLYEHSGRAPASSINFVTSHDGFTLNDLVMYKEKHNLANGEEGRDGDNNNCSDNYGVEGPTRRKGIREVRNRQVKNMMATLVLSQGTPMLVSGDEVRRTQKGNNNAYCQDNDISWFDWRLVEKNAEMLRFTQGLIKFRLAQPTVRRRTFLTGQPSPGRLIPDVSWYSPDGSPLDWGQHDLAMVAYLAAPSKAADPECVGRDVLMLFNSTGQPREFQLPDVGRGMNWNLFLDTAAHAPDDLFEDLDGPMPPSTRIVEMPYHSMRVYVSETINS, from the coding sequence ATGCTAATGCGACATCCGCATCCCGAGCTTCAATTTGCATACCAAGCCCCTTTTGGGCCTTCGGTACAGGAAAACGGTGTACAGTTTTCCGTCTTCAGTCGTTCCGCCACGGCCATGCGGCTGCTGCTCTATAATCGTGTCACCGACCGTGAACCTGCCGAAGTGATCGAATTCGATCGCGATACCGATCGTTGGGGCGATGTGTGGAGCATGCACGTGCCTGGAATCGGACCGGGCCAATTGTATCATTTCCAAGCCAGCGGTCCTTGGGACCCCGACCACGGTCATCGCTTCGACTCCTCGGCGCGGCTGATCGACCCCTACGCCCAAGCCCTGGCCGGTACGTTTCAAAAGAGCAGCGACAACGTTGTTCGTCCGCCGCGCTGTGTGGTAGTCGATGACCAATTCGACTGGGAAGGTGACCGCCACCTGCGGCGACCGCTCGACGAGTCGGTGATCTACGAGATGCACGTCCGCGGATTCACCAAGAGCCGCACGGCCAAAGTGGACGCCGGCGGCAGCTACCTGGGTGTGATTGAAAAAATTCCCTACCTGCAGTCGCTGGGGATTACGGCCGTCGAACTGATGCCGATTCACGAGTTCCCGATCATGGACACGCTGGGCCACAAGCCGGCGCGACCGAATTATTGGGGCTACGACTCGATGGCCTTCTTCTCGCCGCACCGCGGGTTCGCTCACGACAGCACGCCTGGGGCGCAGGTCCGCGAGTTCAAAGAGATGGTCAAGGCACTGCACGCCGCCGGGATCGAAGTCATCCTGGACGTGGTCTTTAACCACACCTGTGAAGGCAACGACCGCGGCCCCACGCTGTCCTTCAAGGGGCTGGAAAACAGTATCTACTACATCCTCGAAGACGGTGGTCGGCATTACGCCAACTACAGCGGTTGTGGCAACACGGTCAACGGTAATCATCCGGTCGTCCGCGAGATGATCTTCCACTGTTTGCGGCACTGGGTGCACAACTACCACATCGACGGCTTCCGCTTCGACTTGGCCAGTATCCTCAGCCGTGATCAATCGGGCAATTTGGTCCCCAACCCGCCGATGGTGGAACTGATCGCTGAAGATCCGATGTTGGCCGACACCAAGATCATCGCCGAAGCTTGGGACGCGGCCGGTGCTTACCAGGTCGGTTCGTTCGGCTCTGGTAGCCGCTGGGCGGAATGGAACGGACGGTACCGCGATGACGTGCGTCGTTTCTGGCGCGGCGATTCCGGCACGCTCGGCGCGCTGGCCACACGCTTGGCCGGCAGCAGCGACTTGTACGAACACAGCGGTCGGGCTCCGGCCAGCAGCATCAACTTCGTCACCAGCCACGACGGTTTCACGCTGAACGACTTGGTGATGTACAAGGAAAAGCACAACCTAGCCAACGGCGAAGAAGGCCGCGACGGGGACAATAATAACTGCAGCGACAACTACGGTGTCGAAGGCCCCACGCGTCGCAAAGGCATCCGCGAAGTTCGCAATCGCCAAGTCAAAAACATGATGGCCACGCTGGTGCTCAGCCAGGGCACGCCGATGCTGGTCAGCGGTGACGAGGTGCGGCGAACGCAAAAAGGCAATAACAACGCCTACTGCCAAGACAACGACATCAGTTGGTTCGACTGGCGGTTGGTGGAAAAGAACGCCGAGATGCTGCGGTTTACGCAAGGCCTGATCAAGTTCCGTCTGGCTCAGCCCACTGTTCGCCGCCGCACGTTCTTGACCGGACAGCCTTCGCCCGGACGCCTGATCCCCGACGTCTCTTGGTACTCGCCCGACGGTTCGCCATTGGACTGGGGGCAACACGATTTGGCGATGGTGGCCTACCTGGCGGCACCGTCCAAAGCGGCGGATCCGGAATGTGTCGGACGCGACGTGCTGATGCTGTTCAATTCCACCGGGCAACCGCGGGAGTTCCAGCTGCCCGACGTCGGTCGCGGCATGAATTGGAACCTGTTCCTCGACACCGCCGCCCACGCGCCGGACGATCTGTTTGAAGATCTGGACGGCCCCATGCCGCCCAGCACCCGGATCGTCGAGATGCCTTATCACTCGATGCGGGTCTACGTCAGCGAAACGATTAATTCGTAG
- the purM gene encoding phosphoribosylformylglycinamidine cyclo-ligase, with the protein MPVTYKDAGVDLDVYAQSMGRLPALMHRTFSPRVLQSDGGFAGLFRLDFEGKLFSRNYRQPILVSGTDGVGTKLKIAQETSRHDTVGIDLVAMCVNDLLCTGAEPLFFLDYVAMGRDDPDRLEKIVQGISDGCLQADSALLGGETAIMPDMYGNDDYDLAGFSVGVVEQSRLIDGRQIAAGDTVLGIASSGLHSNGFSLVRKIIKDAGLTWDDQPEALGGESIADATLRPTRIYVSALRAVQSHYRVKQVLHGIAHITGGGLAENLGRVMPTNVDAVIDPGSWKPAPVFSWLQELGGVAAEEMERVFNMGIGMVLVVSNYYAASVAERVAAAGYECTPIGTIVEGSGTVRYEE; encoded by the coding sequence ATGCCAGTCACGTACAAAGATGCCGGTGTCGATTTGGATGTGTACGCCCAATCGATGGGGCGACTGCCGGCTCTGATGCATCGTACCTTCAGCCCACGCGTACTGCAAAGCGATGGGGGGTTCGCGGGGCTCTTTCGGCTCGATTTCGAGGGCAAGCTGTTCTCGCGGAACTATCGCCAACCGATCCTGGTCAGCGGAACCGACGGGGTGGGCACGAAACTGAAAATTGCACAGGAAACCAGCCGCCACGACACGGTGGGCATCGATTTGGTCGCGATGTGCGTCAACGATCTGTTGTGTACCGGCGCCGAACCGCTGTTCTTCTTAGATTACGTGGCGATGGGGCGGGACGACCCGGATCGGCTGGAAAAAATCGTTCAGGGAATCAGCGACGGCTGCCTGCAAGCCGATAGCGCGTTGCTGGGCGGTGAGACGGCGATCATGCCCGACATGTACGGCAATGACGACTACGATCTGGCCGGGTTTTCCGTCGGCGTGGTCGAACAAAGCCGCTTGATCGACGGCCGCCAAATCGCCGCCGGGGATACGGTCTTGGGCATCGCCAGCAGCGGCCTGCATTCCAACGGTTTCAGCCTGGTCCGCAAAATCATCAAAGACGCCGGTCTGACCTGGGACGACCAACCCGAAGCTCTCGGCGGCGAATCGATTGCTGACGCCACGCTGCGGCCAACCCGGATTTACGTCTCCGCCCTACGCGCCGTTCAGAGCCACTACCGCGTCAAACAAGTCCTGCACGGAATCGCTCACATCACCGGCGGCGGATTGGCCGAAAATCTCGGACGCGTCATGCCGACCAACGTGGACGCGGTGATCGACCCAGGCAGCTGGAAGCCGGCGCCGGTGTTCAGCTGGTTGCAGGAACTGGGCGGCGTGGCGGCCGAGGAGATGGAACGCGTGTTCAATATGGGCATCGGAATGGTCTTGGTGGTCAGCAACTATTACGCCGCCAGTGTCGCCGAACGCGTCGCCGCGGCCGGATACGAGTGCACTCCGATCGGCACCATCGTCGAGGGCAGCGGCACCGTCCGCTACGAGGAATAA
- a CDS encoding 2-hydroxyacid dehydrogenase produces MSPQSRPRVFVTRQIPEKGLECLRQVAKVEVWPGDMPPNRDELLRHAEGCQGLLTLLSDRVDGELLDQVGPQLRVVCNYAVGFNNIDVAAAQQRGVAVGNTPDVLTDATADLAVTLLLAAARRLPEAIDQVRHGDWKTWEPLGLIGVDLTGKTLGIIGMGRIGLAVACRMHAGWSMDVLYTARSPKPEANQQVGGRHVDLDTLLANSDFISVHCPLSDETRGMLDAPQFAQMRSHVVLVNTARGEVIDQPALLKALTEKKIFAAGLDVTTPEPLPPEHPLVGLPQCVIAPHIGSASRDSREQMAMIAANNIIAGLNGRPLPHAVS; encoded by the coding sequence ATGAGTCCCCAATCGCGCCCGCGGGTGTTTGTCACCCGCCAGATCCCCGAAAAAGGTTTGGAATGCCTGCGTCAAGTTGCCAAGGTGGAGGTGTGGCCTGGCGATATGCCTCCCAACCGCGACGAATTGCTACGACACGCCGAAGGTTGCCAGGGTTTGCTGACGCTGCTTAGCGACCGCGTCGACGGCGAACTGCTTGACCAGGTGGGCCCGCAGCTGCGTGTGGTCTGCAATTATGCAGTCGGTTTTAACAATATCGACGTCGCGGCCGCCCAGCAGCGGGGCGTGGCGGTGGGCAATACGCCCGATGTGCTGACCGACGCCACGGCGGATTTGGCTGTGACGTTGCTGCTTGCCGCCGCCCGCCGGTTGCCCGAGGCGATTGATCAGGTCCGTCACGGAGACTGGAAAACCTGGGAGCCGTTGGGGCTGATCGGTGTCGATCTGACGGGCAAAACACTGGGGATCATCGGTATGGGCCGGATCGGGCTGGCCGTCGCCTGCCGCATGCACGCCGGCTGGTCGATGGACGTCCTGTACACCGCCCGTTCGCCCAAGCCCGAGGCGAACCAGCAGGTGGGGGGCCGGCACGTCGATTTGGATACTCTGCTGGCAAACAGCGATTTCATCTCCGTGCACTGTCCGCTGAGTGACGAAACGCGGGGCATGCTCGATGCACCGCAGTTTGCTCAAATGCGTTCCCACGTTGTGCTGGTGAATACCGCTCGCGGCGAAGTCATCGACCAGCCGGCACTACTCAAGGCGCTGACGGAGAAAAAGATCTTTGCCGCTGGATTGGATGTGACCACGCCCGAGCCCCTGCCGCCCGAACACCCCTTGGTCGGCCTGCCCCAATGTGTGATCGCGCCGCATATCGGCAGCGCCAGCCGGGATAGCCGCGAGCAGATGGCGATGATCGCCGCCAACAACATCATCGCCGGCCTGAACGGACGACCGCTGCCGCACGCAGTAAGTTAG
- a CDS encoding tetratricopeptide repeat protein: MISLPTTVWAEGEGQADLDEAMVKRIDAKSASDLQQVSTLLESALAKGLDDENQAFAKKMLGAVSLQKGRAYAEQIKRTGARGFRELRREAIEALETAVKHDPTLAEAHLLIARLNVLPGGDQERARKAATAAIQQLGDDDRQRSEALVLRALLQTDNDARMEDFDRAIKADPESVPAHQGRAMLRMQTGDTEAALEDMKKLMELTPENSAVVAEAVRALLRLERTEDAEKLLSDALSDQPRGELYRLRAVIYQSQEKNDNALDDLAKALTLDERDFAALLMRAEILLGRDDVKGARRDVNKAMQIEPNSVQGILMRSMLAYEEGRMADAINDMQLLVNSVPDNEGFALQLANFYQLDKRPRKAIAVISKLLARDAENWRALRLRGDAQLSTVEHAKAIADYESALEIINKEEDQSDLAISKSGILNNLAWVLATSTDPELRDGDRALKYGMEASELTEFKEAHILSTLAAAYAETGDFEKAIEWSTKAVELGEQEQNEQLDQLKKELENYKQNKPWREEQAVEENTVPILSPEDIIDT, from the coding sequence ATGATTTCGCTACCCACCACGGTGTGGGCCGAGGGAGAAGGGCAGGCCGACCTGGACGAAGCGATGGTCAAGCGGATCGATGCCAAGTCGGCCAGCGATCTGCAGCAGGTCAGCACCTTGCTCGAGTCCGCGCTGGCCAAAGGCCTGGACGACGAAAATCAAGCCTTCGCCAAAAAGATGCTCGGAGCGGTCTCGCTGCAGAAAGGCCGCGCCTACGCGGAACAGATCAAACGCACCGGCGCTCGTGGCTTCCGCGAACTCCGCCGCGAAGCGATCGAAGCTCTGGAAACGGCGGTCAAGCACGACCCCACGTTGGCCGAAGCCCATCTGCTGATCGCACGGCTGAACGTGCTGCCCGGCGGCGACCAAGAACGCGCTCGTAAAGCCGCCACGGCGGCGATCCAACAATTGGGGGACGACGATCGCCAACGCAGCGAAGCCCTGGTGCTGCGAGCTTTGTTGCAAACCGATAACGACGCCCGCATGGAAGATTTTGACCGGGCCATCAAAGCCGACCCCGAAAGTGTTCCGGCGCATCAAGGCCGCGCGATGCTGCGAATGCAGACCGGCGACACCGAAGCGGCCCTGGAAGACATGAAGAAGTTGATGGAGCTGACGCCGGAAAATTCCGCCGTGGTTGCCGAAGCCGTACGTGCGTTGTTGCGTCTGGAACGGACCGAAGACGCCGAAAAATTGCTCAGCGATGCCCTCTCCGATCAGCCTCGCGGCGAACTGTATCGGCTGCGAGCGGTGATCTACCAATCGCAAGAGAAAAATGACAATGCCTTGGACGATCTGGCCAAAGCCCTGACACTGGACGAACGTGACTTCGCCGCGTTGTTAATGCGAGCCGAGATTCTGCTCGGTCGAGATGATGTCAAAGGCGCCCGCCGCGATGTTAACAAAGCCATGCAAATCGAACCCAACAGCGTGCAAGGCATCTTGATGCGAAGCATGCTCGCGTACGAAGAAGGACGCATGGCCGACGCCATTAACGACATGCAGCTGCTGGTCAACTCGGTCCCGGACAACGAAGGCTTCGCCCTGCAGTTGGCCAATTTTTACCAGCTGGACAAACGGCCTCGTAAAGCCATCGCGGTGATCTCCAAACTGTTGGCTCGCGATGCCGAAAACTGGCGCGCCCTGCGGCTCCGCGGCGACGCTCAATTAAGCACGGTCGAACACGCCAAGGCCATCGCCGATTACGAATCCGCCCTGGAAATCATCAACAAAGAAGAGGACCAGTCGGATTTGGCGATCAGTAAGTCGGGCATCCTTAACAACCTCGCCTGGGTCCTGGCCACCTCCACCGATCCTGAGCTCCGCGATGGCGACCGGGCGCTAAAGTACGGCATGGAGGCTTCCGAGTTGACCGAGTTTAAGGAAGCCCACATCCTCAGCACGCTGGCGGCCGCTTACGCCGAAACCGGGGATTTTGAGAAAGCCATCGAGTGGTCGACCAAAGCCGTCGAACTGGGCGAGCAAGAACAGAACGAGCAACTCGACCAGCTGAAGAAGGAATTGGAAAACTACAAGCAGAACAAACCTTGGCGTGAGGAACAGGCCGTCGAGGAAAACACCGTGCCGATCCTTTCGCCCGAAGACATCATCGACACTTGA